The following are encoded in a window of Streptomyces griseiscabiei genomic DNA:
- a CDS encoding ABC transporter substrate-binding protein, with translation MPIARPVRHAVLLLAAGSLLLTGCGGSGSAGSGTSAAEGAAPGESTGHPVTLDNCGERVRVDSPPERAVSLNQGTTEILLSLGLADRMAGTATWTDPLPKALEKANAKVPRLADNAPSFEKVLDAEPDLVVSSFASTLGKGGVATRAEFEKLGVPTYLSPSDCVGKDNSGDGDGVRTEPLTMDAVYGEVRDLARIFGVEKRGEKLVAELKSRVEKATAGLDAEGVTVLYWFANAQSPYLAGCCGAPGVITRELGAKNVFDDTEEEWPQVNWEAVADRDPDVLVIGDLVREEQTAETAAKKIEFLESDPVTRNMTAVKKKRYVLLSGQAMNPTVRTVEGVEKVAAALREFGLAG, from the coding sequence GTGCCGATCGCACGTCCTGTCCGTCATGCCGTCCTCCTCCTGGCCGCCGGTTCGCTGCTGCTGACCGGCTGCGGGGGCTCCGGGTCCGCCGGGTCCGGCACGTCCGCCGCCGAGGGAGCGGCCCCGGGCGAGTCCACCGGTCATCCGGTCACCCTCGACAACTGCGGTGAGCGGGTGCGGGTGGACAGCCCGCCCGAGCGTGCCGTCTCCCTCAACCAGGGCACCACCGAGATCCTGCTCTCCCTCGGCCTCGCCGACCGCATGGCGGGCACCGCCACCTGGACCGACCCGCTGCCGAAGGCCCTGGAGAAGGCGAACGCGAAGGTGCCGCGGCTCGCCGACAACGCGCCCTCGTTCGAGAAGGTCCTGGACGCCGAACCCGACCTCGTCGTCTCCTCGTTCGCGTCCACCCTCGGCAAGGGCGGGGTGGCGACCCGCGCGGAGTTCGAGAAGCTCGGCGTCCCCACCTATCTCTCCCCCTCCGACTGCGTCGGCAAGGACAACAGCGGTGACGGCGACGGCGTCCGCACCGAGCCGCTGACCATGGACGCGGTCTACGGCGAAGTGCGCGATCTGGCGCGGATCTTCGGGGTCGAGAAGCGCGGCGAGAAGCTGGTGGCGGAGCTGAAGTCCCGGGTGGAGAAGGCGACCGCGGGCCTCGACGCCGAGGGCGTCACCGTCCTGTACTGGTTCGCCAACGCCCAGTCCCCGTACCTCGCGGGCTGCTGCGGGGCCCCCGGGGTCATCACCCGCGAACTGGGCGCGAAGAACGTCTTCGACGACACCGAGGAGGAGTGGCCCCAGGTCAACTGGGAGGCCGTCGCCGACCGCGACCCCGACGTCCTCGTCATCGGCGACCTGGTCCGCGAGGAGCAGACGGCGGAGACGGCAGCGAAGAAGATCGAGTTCCTGGAGTCCGATCCCGTCACCAGGAACATGACGGCGGTGAAGAAGAAGCGGTACGTGCTGCTGTCCGGGCAGGCGATGAACCCGACCGTGCGGACCGTCGAGGGCGTGGAGAAGGTGGCGGCGGCGCTCCGCGAGTTCGGCCTCGCGGGATGA
- a CDS encoding RidA family protein, producing the protein MAITLVNPDGLPKIDAYRQVSVATGTKLVFVAGQVSWDADQVTVGVGDLAAQVERCYLNVGTALAGAGASFDDVAKINIHVVDWTPDKMPALMEGISRAAGKLGVTATPPATLLGVAALDIPEHLVEIEATAVVD; encoded by the coding sequence ATGGCCATCACCCTGGTGAACCCCGACGGACTGCCGAAGATCGACGCGTACCGGCAGGTGTCCGTCGCGACGGGCACGAAGCTGGTGTTCGTCGCGGGACAGGTCTCCTGGGACGCCGACCAGGTCACCGTCGGCGTCGGCGACCTGGCCGCCCAGGTCGAGCGGTGCTATCTGAACGTCGGCACCGCGCTGGCCGGAGCCGGGGCCTCCTTCGACGACGTGGCGAAGATCAACATCCATGTCGTCGACTGGACGCCCGACAAGATGCCCGCCCTCATGGAGGGCATCTCCCGGGCGGCCGGGAAGCTCGGGGTCACCGCCACCCCGCCCGCCACCCTCCTCGGCGTCGCGGCGCTGGACATCCCCGAGCATCTGGTCGAGATCGAGGCCACCGCGGTCGTCGACTGA
- a CDS encoding SDR family oxidoreductase — protein sequence MSHPLFDVTGKVALVTGSSRGIGRALAAGLLEAGCTVVLNGRDTAVLETTREELAETFGEAVLAEAFDVTDSAAVAAAVARIEDRAGPIDILVNNTGAQRRAPFLDFTDEDWYGLLDTNLTSAFLVGREVARRMVPRGQGKIVNICSLQSEAVRPGIAPYSATKGGLKMLTKGMCADLGPHGIQVNGIGPGYFDTELTSALVADEEFSAWVRGRTPAGRWGDVRDLVGALLFLSSPASDFVNGQLLYVDGGMLSVL from the coding sequence ATGAGCCACCCCCTCTTCGACGTCACCGGCAAGGTCGCCCTGGTCACCGGTTCGAGCCGCGGCATCGGCCGGGCCCTGGCCGCCGGGCTGCTGGAGGCCGGCTGCACGGTCGTCCTCAACGGCCGGGACACCGCCGTCCTGGAGACCACCCGCGAGGAACTGGCCGAGACCTTCGGCGAGGCGGTCCTCGCGGAGGCCTTCGACGTCACCGACTCCGCCGCCGTGGCCGCCGCCGTCGCCCGGATCGAGGACCGGGCCGGACCGATCGACATCCTCGTCAACAACACCGGTGCCCAACGCCGGGCCCCGTTCCTGGACTTCACCGACGAGGACTGGTACGGCCTGCTCGACACCAACCTCACCAGCGCCTTCCTCGTGGGCCGCGAGGTCGCCCGCCGGATGGTCCCCCGGGGCCAGGGCAAGATCGTCAACATCTGTTCGCTGCAGAGCGAGGCGGTCCGCCCCGGTATCGCGCCCTACTCGGCGACCAAGGGCGGCCTGAAGATGCTCACCAAGGGCATGTGCGCCGACCTCGGGCCGCACGGCATCCAGGTCAACGGCATCGGCCCCGGCTACTTCGACACCGAGCTGACCTCCGCGCTGGTCGCGGACGAGGAGTTCAGCGCCTGGGTGCGGGGGCGGACCCCGGCCGGCCGCTGGGGCGACGTCCGGGACCTCGTCGGCGCCCTGCTCTTCCTCTCCTCCCCCGCCTCGGACTTCGTCAACGGCCAGCTGCTGTACGTCGACGGCGGCATGCTGTCTGTCCTGTGA
- a CDS encoding IclR family transcriptional regulator, which translates to MTGSEVPADVVGRAIRLLVLVGERPLGITLSELARASGVPVSTAHRLVNSLCREGLVEFESDGKRYKPGLRLFQLGQQAGQVYGFAGTALPVMQRVTRQTEEATLMSVLDGTRHLYVHYVDGPLPVGVRSDPGRHGPLHCTSMGKVLMAFAPDDVRADLLDRVELTPHGPNSVTDRDILRAQVARAAELGYATADEEHHAGLRAVAVPILRPDGTVFAALSTAAPAFRRSLDDLVAMVPLLRSAADELGVRLPAR; encoded by the coding sequence GTGACTGGGAGCGAAGTACCGGCGGACGTGGTCGGACGGGCGATCCGGCTGCTCGTTCTGGTGGGCGAGCGCCCGCTCGGCATCACCCTGTCCGAACTGGCCCGCGCCAGCGGTGTGCCCGTCAGCACGGCCCACCGGCTGGTCAACTCCCTGTGCCGCGAGGGCCTGGTGGAGTTCGAGTCCGACGGCAAGCGCTACAAACCGGGCCTCAGGCTCTTCCAGCTCGGCCAGCAGGCGGGCCAGGTGTACGGATTCGCCGGCACCGCCCTGCCCGTGATGCAGCGCGTCACCCGGCAGACCGAGGAAGCCACCCTGATGTCCGTCCTCGACGGCACCCGGCATCTGTATGTGCACTACGTGGACGGTCCGCTCCCGGTCGGCGTCCGCAGCGACCCCGGACGGCACGGCCCGCTGCACTGCACCTCGATGGGCAAGGTCCTGATGGCCTTCGCCCCCGACGACGTACGCGCCGACCTCCTGGACCGCGTCGAGCTGACCCCGCACGGCCCCAACAGCGTCACCGACCGCGACATCCTGCGCGCCCAGGTCGCCCGCGCCGCCGAACTGGGGTACGCCACCGCCGACGAGGAGCACCACGCCGGGCTGCGCGCCGTCGCCGTCCCGATCCTGCGGCCCGACGGCACCGTCTTCGCCGCCCTGTCCACCGCCGCGCCCGCCTTCCGCCGCAGCCTGGACG
- a CDS encoding FecCD family ABC transporter permease translates to MTGAKAHVRTGTAGKGTAGKGGTAGPAPLVVRVLRRSVAWTAGLVALAVSVAVAITIGPADIGVVDVWSTVVAHLGWGHTELTPIRDGIVWNLRLPRTLLAAVCGAGLAVCGAVMQSLLRNPLADPFVLGVSSGASTGAVVVVVLGVGGGALSVSGGAFLGAVVSFGLVLLLSQTLGGSTDRVVLVGVAAMQLFSALTSFMVMTAADAETTRAVLFWLLGSLSGADWTDVTVCLAVLVVVLLVCLGHSHALDAFAFGQDAAASLGVSVARTRLVLLCVTALLTAALVASAGAIGFVGLVLPHAARALTGSGHGRLLPATALAGAVFLVWVDTLARTVLDPQEVPVGVVTSLIGVPAFVAIMYRTRSSR, encoded by the coding sequence ATGACCGGTGCAAAGGCCCACGTACGGACGGGGACGGCGGGGAAGGGGACGGCGGGGAAGGGGGGAACCGCCGGTCCGGCGCCGCTCGTCGTACGGGTGCTGCGGCGGTCGGTGGCGTGGACGGCCGGGCTCGTGGCGCTCGCGGTCTCCGTGGCCGTGGCGATCACCATCGGGCCCGCGGACATCGGCGTGGTCGACGTCTGGTCCACGGTGGTCGCCCATCTCGGCTGGGGGCACACGGAGTTGACGCCCATCCGGGACGGCATCGTGTGGAATCTGCGGCTGCCGCGCACGCTGCTGGCCGCCGTGTGCGGGGCCGGACTGGCGGTGTGCGGCGCGGTCATGCAGTCCCTGCTGCGCAATCCGCTGGCCGATCCCTTCGTGCTGGGCGTCTCCTCCGGGGCGTCGACCGGCGCCGTCGTGGTCGTGGTGCTCGGCGTGGGCGGCGGTGCGCTGTCGGTGTCCGGGGGCGCGTTCCTGGGCGCGGTGGTCTCCTTCGGGCTGGTGCTGCTGCTCAGCCAGACGCTGGGCGGCAGCACGGACCGCGTGGTGCTCGTCGGTGTCGCGGCCATGCAGCTGTTCTCCGCGCTCACCTCCTTCATGGTGATGACCGCCGCCGACGCCGAGACGACCCGCGCGGTGCTGTTCTGGCTGCTCGGCTCGCTCAGCGGGGCGGACTGGACGGATGTGACGGTGTGTCTGGCCGTGCTGGTCGTGGTGCTGCTGGTCTGTCTGGGGCACAGCCACGCGCTGGACGCGTTCGCGTTCGGGCAGGACGCGGCGGCCTCGCTCGGTGTCTCCGTGGCCCGCACCCGGCTGGTCCTGCTGTGCGTCACCGCGCTGCTGACGGCGGCCCTGGTCGCCTCGGCCGGGGCGATCGGCTTCGTCGGGCTGGTCCTGCCGCACGCCGCCCGCGCGCTCACCGGGTCCGGGCACGGACGGCTGCTGCCGGCCACCGCCCTGGCCGGGGCGGTGTTCCTGGTGTGGGTCGACACCCTCGCCCGTACCGTCCTTGATCCGCAGGAGGTCCCGGTGGGTGTGGTGACGTCCCTCATCGGCGTCCCCGCCTTCGTCGCCATCATGTACCGGACCAGGAGCAGCCGATGA
- a CDS encoding alpha-L-fucosidase, which yields MSQPISRRTLLAGATAVAAATHATHATHAFAAGRAPVAARAYTPTWDSVNRHPAAPEWFRDAKFGVYFHWGVFSVPAYDSEWYPRNMYAPGHKANRHHIATYGDPATEWPYHRFIDGAEDLAGDHVEFAPRLKSAGGNFDPEEWAQLFVDAGARFAGPVAEHHDGYSMWDSRVNEWNSVAKGPHLDLLKLFTDAIRARKLKLLVAMHHAYNYTGYFEHAPAQSDPSLKKLYGQLTPEAENQLWYDKLKEVVDRSRPDILWQDWRLDHVDEAQRLNFLSYYFNQAEKWGKEVVATYKDGLNSHGAVFDYERGGPADLTAPYWLTDDSISDSSWCYTEGIGYYSLAQMLHSFVDRVSKNGTVLLNIAPTADGTIPQGQRAILLGIGDYLKRFGESVYGTRAWTAYGEGPTKMGGGSFTRPTAGTPQDIRFTRNKAGTVLYATVLGWPGGSLTVRTLGSDRIDLDSLSSVRLLDATAGTYIDLDDPVQDATGLKVTLPPTAPFEAPAYVLKFRFSGRIPVLRPLTGALVFEDARYTGDSAVLALGDYPAERLTLSGMQPRTLSSLRLAPGYELVGHSGDDLTGTAWTFTADTARVRHRIASLRVGFDPAASFRITNVTNGLALAGGGDAPSGADLAQRTWDGSAGQQWHAVHIGDGHYRLENRAGGLVADGRGATGDGATVRQAVWNGGTNQQWLITHRGDGRYSLANRTTGLVLDGGGNVSSGSAAKQWTWGTSTNLLWTFTEV from the coding sequence ATGTCGCAACCGATCAGCAGGCGCACGTTACTGGCCGGCGCCACGGCCGTCGCGGCGGCCACCCACGCCACCCATGCCACCCACGCGTTCGCGGCCGGGCGCGCCCCGGTCGCAGCGCGGGCCTACACACCCACCTGGGACTCCGTGAACCGACACCCCGCCGCTCCCGAGTGGTTCAGGGACGCCAAGTTCGGCGTCTACTTCCACTGGGGCGTCTTCAGCGTCCCCGCGTACGACAGCGAGTGGTACCCGCGGAACATGTACGCGCCGGGCCACAAGGCGAACAGACACCACATCGCCACGTACGGCGATCCGGCGACCGAGTGGCCGTATCACCGCTTCATCGACGGCGCCGAGGATCTCGCGGGCGACCACGTGGAGTTCGCGCCGAGACTCAAGTCGGCGGGCGGGAACTTCGACCCCGAGGAATGGGCCCAGCTGTTCGTCGACGCGGGCGCCCGGTTCGCCGGGCCGGTCGCCGAGCACCACGACGGCTACTCGATGTGGGACAGCCGGGTCAACGAGTGGAACTCCGTGGCCAAGGGGCCGCACCTGGACCTGCTGAAGCTCTTCACCGACGCCATCCGCGCCCGGAAGCTGAAGCTCCTGGTCGCCATGCACCACGCGTACAACTACACGGGCTACTTCGAGCACGCGCCCGCCCAGTCCGACCCGAGCCTGAAGAAGCTGTACGGGCAGTTGACGCCGGAGGCGGAGAACCAGCTCTGGTACGACAAGCTCAAGGAGGTCGTCGACCGGTCCCGGCCCGACATCCTCTGGCAGGACTGGCGGCTCGACCACGTCGACGAGGCCCAGCGGCTGAACTTCCTGTCGTACTACTTCAACCAGGCCGAGAAGTGGGGCAAGGAGGTCGTCGCCACCTACAAGGACGGCCTCAACAGCCATGGCGCCGTCTTCGACTACGAGCGCGGCGGCCCCGCCGACCTCACCGCGCCCTACTGGCTGACCGACGACAGCATCTCCGACTCCAGCTGGTGCTACACCGAGGGCATCGGCTACTACTCGCTCGCGCAGATGCTGCACTCGTTCGTCGACCGCGTCAGCAAGAACGGCACCGTGCTCCTCAACATCGCGCCCACCGCCGACGGGACGATCCCGCAGGGGCAGCGCGCGATCCTGCTCGGCATCGGCGACTATCTGAAGCGCTTCGGCGAGTCGGTCTACGGCACCCGCGCCTGGACCGCGTACGGCGAGGGCCCCACGAAGATGGGCGGCGGCTCCTTCACCCGCCCCACCGCGGGCACCCCGCAGGACATCCGCTTCACCCGGAACAAGGCGGGCACCGTCCTGTACGCGACCGTCCTCGGCTGGCCCGGCGGTTCGCTGACGGTCAGGACGCTCGGCTCGGACCGGATCGACCTGGACTCCCTGTCCTCGGTGCGGCTCCTCGACGCCACCGCCGGTACGTACATCGACCTCGACGATCCGGTCCAGGACGCGACGGGCCTGAAGGTGACCCTTCCGCCGACGGCCCCGTTCGAGGCCCCCGCGTACGTCCTCAAGTTCCGTTTCTCCGGCCGGATCCCCGTCCTGCGCCCCCTCACGGGCGCCTTGGTCTTCGAGGACGCCCGCTACACCGGCGACAGCGCCGTACTCGCCCTCGGCGACTACCCGGCGGAACGGCTGACGCTCTCCGGCATGCAGCCGCGCACCCTCTCGTCCCTGAGACTCGCCCCGGGATACGAACTGGTCGGACACTCCGGCGACGACCTCACCGGCACGGCGTGGACGTTCACCGCGGACACCGCCCGGGTCCGGCACCGGATCGCCTCGCTGCGGGTCGGGTTCGACCCCGCCGCGTCCTTCCGGATCACCAATGTCACCAACGGGCTCGCCCTGGCCGGCGGGGGAGACGCCCCCTCCGGCGCCGACCTCGCGCAGCGGACCTGGGACGGCTCCGCCGGCCAACAGTGGCACGCCGTGCACATCGGCGACGGCCACTACCGGCTGGAGAACCGGGCGGGCGGTCTGGTCGCCGACGGCCGGGGCGCCACCGGCGACGGCGCCACCGTCCGGCAGGCGGTGTGGAACGGCGGGACGAACCAGCAGTGGCTGATCACCCACCGGGGCGACGGCCGCTACTCCCTCGCCAACCGCACCACGGGCCTCGTCCTCGACGGCGGCGGCAACGTCTCCTCCGGTTCCGCCGCCAAGCAGTGGACCTGGGGCACCAGCACCAACCTGCTGTGGACCTTCACCGAGGTCTGA
- a CDS encoding Gfo/Idh/MocA family protein: protein MTEHGSLGVAVVGTGRMGADHARRIARVISGAHVAAVVDPDTDRAGTVAAGIGGCAAYGDLAEALAAPGVDAVLVASPGPAHEAALLTAFAHDLPVLCEKPLTPDTASALRLLEAEQRLGHRRVQVGFMRRYDREYVKLKSLLDSGELGRPLLLHHRHRNAGAPPGFTDAMALNDSVAHEMDVTRWLLGQEITAVTVLRPRPSAYAPEGLSDPQFVVFETDGGAVVDVEIFLSARYGYQVQAEAVCENGTARVGDGHDMLVTTAGRWGGTVTPGYLERFEDAYDRQVQAWVDATRRGEVTGPGTWDGYAVAAISEAGVRAQTEGVRVEVELVERPALHR, encoded by the coding sequence ATGACCGAGCACGGCTCTCTGGGCGTCGCCGTCGTCGGCACCGGCCGGATGGGCGCCGACCACGCCCGCCGGATCGCGCGGGTGATCAGCGGTGCCCATGTGGCAGCCGTCGTCGACCCGGACACCGACCGGGCCGGTACCGTCGCCGCCGGCATCGGGGGCTGCGCGGCCTACGGCGACCTCGCCGAGGCGCTGGCCGCCCCCGGCGTCGACGCCGTCCTCGTCGCCTCCCCGGGCCCCGCCCACGAGGCCGCCCTGCTCACCGCCTTCGCCCACGACCTGCCCGTCCTGTGCGAGAAGCCCCTCACCCCGGACACGGCTTCCGCGCTGCGGCTGCTGGAGGCGGAGCAGCGCCTCGGCCACCGCCGGGTCCAGGTGGGTTTCATGCGCCGCTACGACCGCGAGTACGTCAAGCTCAAGTCCCTGCTGGACAGCGGCGAGCTGGGCCGGCCGCTGCTGCTGCACCACCGGCACCGCAATGCCGGGGCCCCGCCCGGCTTCACCGACGCGATGGCGCTCAACGACTCCGTCGCGCACGAGATGGACGTCACCCGCTGGCTGCTCGGCCAGGAGATCACCGCCGTCACCGTGCTGCGGCCCCGGCCGAGCGCGTACGCCCCCGAGGGCCTGAGCGACCCCCAGTTCGTGGTGTTCGAGACCGACGGCGGAGCCGTCGTCGACGTCGAGATCTTCCTCAGCGCCCGCTACGGCTACCAGGTGCAGGCCGAGGCCGTCTGCGAGAACGGCACGGCCCGCGTCGGCGACGGGCACGACATGCTCGTCACCACGGCGGGCCGCTGGGGCGGCACGGTCACCCCGGGCTACCTCGAACGCTTCGAGGACGCCTACGACCGTCAGGTGCAGGCCTGGGTCGACGCCACCCGGCGCGGCGAGGTCACCGGACCCGGCACCTGGGACGGGTACGCCGTCGCCGCGATCTCCGAGGCGGGTGTCCGCGCCCAGACCGAGGGCGTCCGTGTCGAGGTGGAACTCGTCGAACGCCCGGCTCTCCACCGCTGA
- a CDS encoding L-idonate 5-dehydrogenase has product MHACVVHGAGDLRVEERPYAGPAPGEIAVAVALGGICGSDLHYYHRGRVGDFAVSEPMVLGHEVVGHVAALGDGVEGPDTPAVGAPVAIHPATPCGVCPECVRGVRNVCAHTRYLGSAAHTPHVQGGFAQHITVPAGQVRALPPGLDLRRAVLAEPLSVALHAVRRAGEVRGKRVLVTGAGPIGCLVVAALRHAGAAEVVVSDLHEEPLRIAAEVGATAVARADRPDDPNWAGVFDIAVEASGAPAGLRSCVERARRGGIVVMLGLLPPGEIGLLGNVAVTRELELRGSFRFDAEFDEALSLLAQGLPVDPVVTHTFPLERSVAAFDTAQDRTVASKVLLDLTGEA; this is encoded by the coding sequence ATGCACGCCTGTGTTGTCCACGGAGCCGGTGACCTCCGGGTCGAGGAGCGGCCGTACGCCGGTCCCGCGCCCGGTGAGATCGCGGTCGCCGTCGCCCTCGGCGGGATCTGCGGCAGCGATCTGCACTACTACCACCGGGGCCGGGTGGGCGACTTCGCGGTGAGCGAGCCCATGGTGCTCGGCCACGAGGTGGTCGGCCATGTCGCCGCCCTCGGGGACGGGGTCGAGGGGCCGGACACCCCGGCGGTGGGCGCGCCGGTCGCGATCCATCCCGCCACGCCCTGCGGGGTCTGCCCCGAGTGCGTACGCGGTGTCCGCAACGTCTGCGCGCACACCCGCTATCTGGGCAGCGCGGCCCACACCCCGCATGTGCAGGGCGGGTTCGCGCAGCACATCACCGTGCCCGCCGGCCAGGTCCGGGCGCTGCCGCCCGGGCTGGACCTGCGCCGGGCCGTGCTCGCCGAGCCGCTGTCGGTGGCCCTGCACGCCGTACGCCGGGCGGGCGAGGTGCGCGGCAAGCGGGTCCTGGTCACCGGGGCCGGCCCCATCGGTTGTCTGGTCGTGGCCGCGCTGCGGCACGCGGGCGCCGCCGAGGTCGTCGTCAGCGATCTGCACGAGGAGCCGCTGCGGATCGCGGCCGAGGTGGGCGCCACCGCCGTGGCGCGGGCGGACCGGCCCGACGACCCGAACTGGGCCGGGGTCTTCGACATCGCCGTGGAGGCGTCCGGGGCGCCCGCCGGGCTGCGCAGCTGTGTGGAACGGGCCCGGCGGGGCGGGATCGTCGTGATGCTCGGGCTGCTGCCGCCCGGGGAGATCGGGCTGCTCGGCAATGTGGCGGTCACCCGTGAGCTGGAGCTGCGGGGCTCCTTCCGCTTCGACGCCGAGTTCGACGAGGCCCTGTCCCTGCTGGCCCAGGGCCTCCCGGTCGACCCGGTGGTCACGCACACCTTCCCGCTGGAGCGGTCCGTCGCCGCGTTCGACACCGCTCAGGACCGGACGGTCGCCTCCAAGGTGCTGCTGGATCTGACCGGGGAGGCGTGA
- a CDS encoding DUF6215 domain-containing protein codes for MSTGAQVFSAVATVGVILGGMWLLGDLLGGTQESSGPATCSASDDASPAPRGEVSGARLCTALNRSDLPGLLGTPTEKAVTASGSDNESTWADGTKTVTPEATVRLDTYTVELSASYDDLPVAESVGYLGSGAETRKVLGHTAALYSGQTIAISFGFDGADAASGPGGVARRLLVATDPKDSGSTFELVIYRQDSMTPDDEALFRVAEKVLPTIPGWKPAA; via the coding sequence ATGAGCACCGGGGCCCAGGTGTTCTCGGCGGTGGCGACCGTCGGGGTGATCCTGGGGGGCATGTGGCTGCTGGGGGACCTGCTCGGTGGGACGCAGGAGTCCTCGGGACCGGCGACCTGCTCGGCCTCGGACGACGCCTCGCCGGCGCCGCGGGGCGAGGTCTCCGGTGCCCGGTTGTGCACCGCGCTGAACCGTTCCGACCTGCCGGGGCTCCTCGGCACCCCGACCGAGAAGGCGGTCACCGCCTCGGGCAGTGACAACGAGTCCACCTGGGCCGACGGCACGAAGACCGTCACCCCCGAAGCGACCGTCAGGCTGGACACGTACACCGTCGAGCTCTCGGCGTCGTACGACGACCTCCCGGTCGCCGAGTCGGTCGGCTATCTGGGCTCCGGCGCCGAGACCAGGAAGGTGCTCGGGCACACGGCGGCCCTGTACTCGGGCCAGACCATCGCCATCTCCTTCGGGTTCGACGGCGCCGACGCCGCGTCCGGCCCCGGTGGTGTCGCCCGTCGGCTGCTGGTCGCGACGGACCCGAAGGACAGTGGCAGCACCTTCGAACTCGTCATCTACCGCCAGGACTCCATGACACCCGACGACGAGGCCCTGTTCCGCGTCGCCGAGAAGGTCCTGCCGACGATCCCCGGGTGGAAACCCGCCGCCTGA
- a CDS encoding 2-hydroxyacid dehydrogenase: MAQRVLITRPALPGGGLDRLTGRVEAVRWDGTGKPEPAELRALAPGASGILCLGNDRVDAALLDAAGPSLKVVALASMGFDAVDREAAAERGVVVTHTPGVLAETTADLTFALILMARRLLGAAGDSLTAGQWDVPRMGDHLGLDVYGATLGVVGYGQIGRAVARRAHGFGMRVLHHSRSAREDALSTPVDLPTLLAESDVVSLNVPLTPATRHLIGAAELAAMKPTATLVNTARGGVVDEDALLKALRNGTIHSAGLDVFAREPMGTELSPLVGEPNVVALPHVGSATVATRAAMVDLAVDNILDVLAGGPARTPLPGGAASPSTPNHP, encoded by the coding sequence ATGGCGCAGCGAGTGCTCATCACCCGGCCCGCCCTCCCCGGCGGCGGCCTGGACCGGCTGACCGGCCGGGTGGAGGCGGTGCGCTGGGACGGCACCGGGAAACCCGAACCGGCCGAGCTGCGCGCCCTCGCCCCCGGGGCGAGCGGCATCCTCTGTCTGGGCAACGACCGGGTGGACGCCGCGCTGCTGGACGCCGCCGGACCCTCGCTGAAGGTCGTCGCGCTGGCCAGCATGGGCTTCGACGCCGTGGACCGGGAGGCCGCCGCCGAGCGGGGTGTCGTGGTCACCCACACCCCCGGCGTCCTCGCCGAGACCACCGCCGATCTGACGTTCGCCCTGATCCTGATGGCCCGCCGGCTGCTGGGCGCCGCCGGCGACTCGCTCACCGCGGGGCAGTGGGACGTGCCCCGCATGGGCGACCATCTGGGCCTGGACGTGTACGGCGCCACGCTCGGCGTCGTCGGCTACGGCCAGATCGGGCGGGCGGTGGCCCGCCGGGCCCACGGCTTCGGCATGCGGGTGCTGCACCACAGCCGGTCCGCGCGCGAGGACGCGCTCTCCACGCCGGTGGACCTGCCCACCCTGCTCGCCGAGTCCGACGTGGTCTCGCTCAACGTCCCGCTGACCCCGGCGACCCGTCACCTCATCGGCGCGGCCGAGCTGGCGGCCATGAAGCCGACCGCCACCCTGGTCAACACCGCGCGCGGCGGTGTCGTGGACGAGGACGCCCTGCTGAAGGCGCTGCGGAACGGCACCATCCACTCCGCCGGCCTGGACGTCTTCGCACGCGAGCCGATGGGCACCGAGTTGTCGCCCCTGGTCGGCGAGCCCAATGTAGTGGCCCTCCCCCATGTCGGCTCGGCCACCGTGGCCACCCGGGCCGCCATGGTGGACCTCGCGGTCGACAACATCCTCGACGTCCTCGCGGGCGGCCCCGCGCGGACCCCGCTGCCGGGCGGCGCCGCCTCCCCCTCCACCCCGAACCACCCCTGA